The Geobacter sp. AOG2 genome includes a window with the following:
- a CDS encoding ATP-binding protein has protein sequence MKLNAKLVIIMLTLLVLAILTLFILNQYAQDDLVREIQESSQEISKAVQMSIADLTSETETSRLTDYLHDARDKGINEINIINNEGEIIDSSDPEKIGKKREVKKLEKGIRAVQRPIGGSLLSQKPYEVVVPVIVGDEQLGYVQINMLLDKIHDIQHANFIRRLFATCMVFVVGIALTIFLARRYTDPIHRLVDVFKRVSSGDLSVTIPADSKDEIGDLATGFNNMVEKLREREALEKRLYEAEHLSRVGQLASGIAHEIRNPLNYISLAIDHLRADMLPMCSERRDELENLADKIKEEVRRANYMVLNFMNYGRPLKLRRVLVPYEDILAKTLPFLSERLSEQRIVLEQHLAPDLPLLWVDQELLRNCIINFVTNAAQAMNDGGVITLGATGDMEAGLVRLTFTDQGRGISQEDLAKIFQPYFTTKEVGIGLGLAITERIIKEHGGEILVESRIGEGTTFTVSLPLQPEEPDYSREQGTV, from the coding sequence ATGAAGCTCAACGCCAAGCTTGTCATTATCATGCTCACACTGCTGGTGCTTGCCATACTGACCCTCTTTATCCTCAATCAGTACGCTCAGGACGATCTGGTGCGCGAGATCCAGGAGAGTTCCCAGGAAATCTCCAAAGCGGTCCAGATGAGCATCGCGGATCTCACTTCGGAAACGGAAACCTCCCGCCTGACGGATTATCTCCACGATGCCCGCGACAAGGGTATCAACGAGATCAACATCATCAATAACGAAGGGGAGATCATCGACTCTTCCGACCCTGAGAAAATCGGCAAAAAGCGCGAGGTAAAGAAGCTGGAAAAAGGAATCCGGGCGGTACAGCGGCCCATCGGAGGATCCCTGCTCTCCCAGAAGCCCTATGAGGTGGTGGTGCCGGTCATCGTCGGCGACGAACAGCTTGGCTACGTGCAGATCAACATGTTGCTGGACAAGATTCACGACATCCAACATGCCAACTTTATCCGCCGCCTGTTTGCCACCTGCATGGTTTTCGTCGTCGGTATCGCCCTGACTATCTTCCTGGCACGCCGTTACACGGATCCGATCCACCGGTTAGTCGATGTCTTCAAGCGGGTTTCGTCGGGCGACCTGTCGGTGACCATCCCCGCTGACAGCAAGGACGAGATCGGCGACCTTGCCACCGGCTTCAACAACATGGTGGAGAAACTGCGCGAACGTGAAGCCTTGGAGAAGCGGCTCTATGAAGCCGAACATCTCTCCCGCGTGGGTCAACTGGCGTCGGGCATCGCCCATGAGATCCGCAATCCGCTGAACTACATAAGTCTGGCCATCGACCACTTGAGGGCCGACATGCTCCCCATGTGCAGCGAGCGACGCGATGAGTTGGAAAACCTGGCCGACAAGATCAAGGAAGAGGTGCGTCGGGCCAACTATATGGTGCTCAATTTTATGAATTACGGCCGGCCCCTCAAGCTGCGGCGGGTATTGGTCCCCTACGAGGATATCCTCGCAAAGACCTTGCCCTTTTTGAGCGAGCGGCTGTCGGAGCAACGCATCGTTCTGGAACAGCACCTCGCACCCGATCTGCCGCTTTTGTGGGTCGATCAGGAACTGCTGCGCAACTGCATCATCAACTTTGTCACCAATGCCGCCCAGGCCATGAACGACGGCGGTGTCATCACGCTTGGGGCTACCGGGGATATGGAGGCCGGCCTGGTGCGGTTGACCTTTACCGACCAGGGGAGGGGTATCAGCCAGGAGGATCTTGCCAAGATATTCCAGCCCTATTTCACCACCAAAGAAGTGGGCATAGGGCTCGGCCTGGCGATAACCGAGCGGATCATCAAGGAACATGGCGGCGAAATACTGGTGGAAAGCCGGATTGGTGAAGGGACGACATTTACCGTGTCGCTGCCGCTTCAACCGGAGGAACCGGATTATTCCAGAGAACAGGGGACCGTATAG
- a CDS encoding BamA/TamA family outer membrane protein has protein sequence MSNAYHITGRSLILFTFCLFLASLLSGCTGHIPKEKIPGIFAPYTSATPVKVVTIPLPVIASSPNEGITAGALTAFLFHNKDDEINTLLAPQVNHNTNFGITTSLYGAFYPTPDRNVEINLSQSTRINNDYEIKLRDKTFFDKKLEVNLSTFVFSDGSSRFFGFEAKSPQQQETNYTDTEVGFNFSAGYDISRHFQLVLGERYRDVAIEPGAVKGIPYIKDQFGTSSVPGINGFATHAQRISLVYSTLDSATTPTFGGFAKLTFEPTFKALGGAADFRHYEAEAKGFIPLDNARYISVFRLMYNQTLGKNVPFLEQSILGGETTLRGYGRNRFVDNSFLLCNLEERIRLFRWEVFNVTADWEVAPFVDLGAVMEALDKARTSNFEFNPGIGFRAIVRPNIIGRVDMGVGRDGPAIFVGLGYPF, from the coding sequence ATGTCAAATGCCTACCATATAACGGGCAGAAGCCTGATCCTGTTTACCTTTTGCCTATTCCTTGCCTCGCTGCTCAGTGGTTGTACCGGCCACATTCCGAAGGAAAAGATCCCTGGCATCTTTGCTCCCTATACCAGCGCAACCCCGGTCAAGGTGGTCACCATACCACTGCCGGTCATCGCCTCCAGTCCCAACGAGGGGATAACAGCCGGTGCATTGACGGCCTTTCTGTTTCACAACAAAGATGATGAGATCAACACCCTGTTGGCGCCCCAAGTGAACCACAACACAAACTTCGGCATCACCACGAGCCTGTATGGCGCGTTTTATCCTACGCCCGACCGGAATGTCGAGATCAACCTCTCCCAATCCACCAGGATCAATAATGATTATGAGATCAAACTGCGCGACAAGACCTTTTTCGACAAAAAGCTGGAGGTAAACCTTTCAACCTTTGTGTTTAGTGACGGTTCATCCCGTTTTTTCGGTTTTGAGGCCAAAAGCCCCCAACAACAGGAGACCAATTACACCGATACTGAGGTCGGCTTCAATTTTTCCGCAGGTTACGACATTAGCCGCCACTTCCAGTTGGTTCTGGGTGAACGCTACCGTGACGTTGCCATCGAACCGGGGGCCGTCAAGGGCATCCCCTACATCAAAGACCAGTTCGGCACATCATCCGTCCCGGGGATCAACGGCTTTGCCACTCACGCCCAGCGGATCTCCCTTGTCTACAGCACCCTGGACTCCGCCACCACCCCCACCTTTGGCGGTTTTGCCAAGCTAACCTTCGAACCGACATTCAAAGCGCTCGGCGGTGCGGCCGACTTCCGCCACTACGAGGCCGAGGCCAAGGGGTTCATCCCCCTGGATAATGCCCGCTACATCAGCGTCTTCCGCCTCATGTACAACCAAACCCTGGGGAAAAACGTCCCCTTCCTGGAGCAAAGTATCCTTGGTGGGGAGACCACCCTGCGGGGCTACGGCCGAAACCGCTTCGTTGACAACAGCTTCCTTCTCTGCAACCTGGAGGAGCGGATCCGGCTTTTCCGTTGGGAGGTATTCAATGTGACCGCGGACTGGGAGGTCGCCCCCTTTGTCGATCTGGGAGCGGTGATGGAGGCTCTGGACAAGGCCCGTACCAGCAACTTCGAGTTCAACCCCGGCATCGGTTTCAGGGCCATCGTCCGCCCCAACATCATCGGCCGGGTCGATATGGGGGTTGGCCGGGACGGACCGGCCATATTTGTAGGACTGGGATACCCGTTCTAG